Proteins encoded in a region of the Streptomyces sp. NBC_00310 genome:
- a CDS encoding alkene reductase, whose protein sequence is MSNALWNPIVAGEISLPHRLAMAPLTRDRSTPEGIPTELNAEYYAQRASHALIITEGTQPNADGQGYLLTPGIYSEEHVAGWRKVTDAVHEADGRIVIQLMHAGRMSHPDNTPHHRQPVAPSPVQPAGTMFTPSGPQEMPVPRELSTEEVAATVEDYRRAAAAAIAAGADGVEIHGANGYLVHQFLATNTNRRTDRYGGSLDNRIRFAVEVATAVAEEIGAGRTGFRISPGNPFNDIAESDTHELYPALVRALAPLDLAYLHIVHGGDDEPLHTLRKLWPTTLVLNRAGTDIATRAKDVEDGIADIVTVGTMALANPDLVERVRTGAPLNTPDPATFYGGGEAGYTDYPTLTA, encoded by the coding sequence ATGTCGAACGCCCTGTGGAACCCGATCGTCGCCGGGGAGATCTCCCTGCCGCACCGGCTGGCGATGGCCCCCCTGACGCGGGACCGGTCCACACCGGAAGGCATACCCACCGAGCTGAACGCCGAGTACTACGCCCAGCGTGCCTCGCACGCCCTCATCATCACCGAGGGCACCCAGCCCAACGCCGACGGCCAGGGCTACCTGCTCACCCCCGGCATCTACTCCGAGGAACACGTCGCCGGGTGGCGCAAGGTCACCGACGCCGTGCACGAGGCCGACGGACGCATCGTCATCCAGCTCATGCACGCCGGACGGATGTCCCACCCCGACAACACCCCCCACCACCGGCAGCCGGTCGCCCCCTCCCCGGTCCAGCCGGCGGGCACCATGTTCACCCCGTCCGGCCCTCAGGAGATGCCGGTACCGCGTGAGCTGTCCACCGAGGAGGTCGCCGCGACGGTCGAGGACTACCGGCGCGCCGCGGCGGCCGCCATCGCGGCCGGCGCCGACGGCGTCGAGATCCACGGCGCCAACGGCTACCTCGTGCATCAGTTCCTCGCCACCAACACCAACCGGCGCACCGACCGTTACGGCGGCTCCCTCGACAACCGCATCCGCTTCGCCGTCGAGGTCGCCACCGCCGTGGCCGAGGAGATCGGCGCCGGCCGCACCGGCTTCCGGATCTCTCCCGGCAACCCGTTCAACGACATCGCGGAGAGCGACACCCACGAGCTGTACCCGGCACTCGTGCGCGCCCTCGCCCCGCTCGACCTCGCCTACCTGCACATCGTCCACGGCGGCGACGACGAACCCCTGCACACCCTGCGCAAGTTGTGGCCGACCACCTTGGTTCTCAACCGGGCCGGCACCGACATCGCCACCCGCGCCAAGGACGTCGAAGACGGCATCGCCGACATCGTCACCGTCGGCACGATGGCACTCGCCAACCCCGACCTGGTCGAGCGCGTACGCACCGGCGCCCCCCTCAACACCCCCGACCCCGCCACCTTCTACGGCGGCGGCGAGGCCGGCTACACCGACTACCCCACCCTCACCGCCTGA
- a CDS encoding NADP-dependent oxidoreductase, giving the protein MKAFVVEKYGKDGTRAAEVPEPAVGDRDVLISVSAASINPLDKMVRNGEFKQLMKYKRPFTLGHDVAGVVTRVGSAVRGFEVGDEVYARPRDLRIGGFAEFIAIDMDDVAPKPASLTLQEAAAVPLVALAAWQVLVDRAHVKPGQKVLIHAGAGGLGSTVIQLAKHLGATVATTTDTKTEQLVRSLGADIVVDYTKEDFSKVLSGYDLVLDSLGGANLEKSLTVLKPGGLAISVVGPPDAGFAKQLGTPSFMGLVMNTLSRKIRKQAKALGVRYQFFFMQANGSQLRKLSALYDSGKLRPVIDSTFPFDQTLKAMAHVEQGRTKAGKVVVSMEPDNH; this is encoded by the coding sequence ATGAAGGCATTCGTCGTCGAGAAGTACGGCAAGGACGGCACGCGCGCCGCAGAGGTACCCGAGCCCGCCGTCGGGGACCGCGACGTCCTGATCAGCGTGAGCGCCGCCAGTATCAACCCGTTGGACAAAATGGTTCGCAACGGGGAGTTCAAACAGCTCATGAAGTACAAACGCCCCTTCACGCTCGGCCACGACGTGGCCGGCGTCGTGACGCGGGTCGGCTCCGCCGTACGCGGCTTCGAAGTCGGTGACGAGGTCTACGCCCGTCCGCGCGACCTGCGGATCGGCGGCTTCGCGGAGTTCATCGCGATCGACATGGACGATGTCGCGCCCAAGCCGGCCTCGCTCACCCTCCAAGAGGCAGCCGCCGTGCCGCTGGTGGCCTTGGCCGCCTGGCAGGTCCTCGTCGACCGTGCCCACGTGAAGCCGGGTCAGAAGGTGCTCATCCACGCCGGCGCCGGCGGCCTCGGCTCGACGGTCATCCAGCTCGCCAAGCACCTCGGCGCCACCGTGGCGACGACCACGGACACCAAGACCGAGCAGTTGGTCAGGAGCCTCGGCGCCGACATCGTCGTCGACTACACCAAGGAAGACTTCTCGAAGGTACTGTCCGGCTACGACCTGGTGCTGGACTCCCTGGGCGGAGCCAACCTCGAGAAATCGCTGACCGTGCTGAAGCCCGGCGGCCTGGCCATCAGTGTCGTCGGCCCCCCGGACGCCGGCTTCGCCAAGCAGCTCGGCACCCCCTCCTTCATGGGTCTGGTCATGAACACGCTCAGCCGCAAGATCCGTAAGCAGGCCAAAGCACTGGGTGTGCGCTACCAGTTCTTCTTCATGCAGGCCAACGGCTCCCAACTGCGCAAACTCAGCGCCCTCTACGACAGCGGGAAGCTCCGCCCGGTCATCGACAGCACCTTCCCGTTCGACCAGACACTCAAGGCGATGGCGCACGTCGAGCAGGGCCGCACCAAGGCCGGCAAGGTCGTGGTCTCGATGGAGCCCGACAACCACTGA
- a CDS encoding TetR/AcrR family transcriptional regulator: MVRYAKEHKQETRRRIIETAGRRFKQDGIDGSGVSTLMKDAGLTNGAFYAHFESKDDLVTTAIADQLKAQAESVVARAAPGRAGLEQIVRAYLSPQHRESLGDGCPNAALLDEIGRCTDTTRQAYTDGVLVLIDGIAARMAPEAPSSARVKALSLLGLMVGTLQLSRALTDVQLAHELLDQGIDNVLALLDAGGQRV, from the coding sequence GTGGTGCGGTACGCGAAGGAGCACAAGCAGGAGACGAGGCGGCGGATCATCGAGACGGCGGGCCGCCGGTTCAAGCAGGACGGCATCGACGGCTCCGGGGTCTCGACGCTGATGAAGGACGCGGGGCTGACCAATGGGGCCTTCTACGCTCATTTCGAATCCAAGGACGATCTCGTCACCACGGCGATCGCCGACCAGTTGAAGGCGCAGGCGGAGAGCGTCGTCGCGCGCGCTGCGCCCGGCCGCGCCGGACTCGAACAGATTGTGCGCGCGTACCTGTCGCCCCAGCACCGTGAAAGCCTTGGTGACGGCTGCCCCAATGCCGCGCTGCTCGACGAGATCGGGCGCTGCACCGACACGACCAGGCAGGCGTACACCGACGGCGTGCTCGTCCTCATCGACGGCATTGCCGCCCGTATGGCGCCCGAGGCCCCGTCCTCCGCACGTGTGAAGGCGCTCAGCCTCCTCGGCCTGATGGTCGGGACGCTGCAGCTTTCCCGCGCGTTGACCGACGTTCAACTCGCCCATGAGCTCCTCGATCAGGGGATAGACAACGTCCTCGCCCTGCTGGACGCCGGCGGGCAGCGCGTCTGA
- a CDS encoding alpha/beta hydrolase, giving the protein MRIVSEGVHLTAREPEGVTYREVDAGGVPGIWCEPVDADTDYVLLHGHAGGSVLSSAFVDRKLAGHIAKAVGAPVLVLDFRRAPEHKYPAQVDDAEAAFNWLLSEGYEPGNIITIGHSIGGFIAVALALRLRDKKQPLPGAIVSISPWCDLEIANETMVTNAGTDKILSKELLEFFRDAWIGGTGIEVTDTRINLNRADLSGLPPTLVSWGTYEVLAGEDEEFAARVKDAGIDTATVVVPGGQHSYVYGAGRVPEVDAALARIGAWVREKTKI; this is encoded by the coding sequence ATGCGCATCGTGTCGGAGGGCGTCCATCTCACCGCCCGGGAGCCGGAAGGCGTCACCTATCGGGAGGTGGACGCGGGTGGCGTGCCGGGAATCTGGTGCGAACCCGTCGACGCCGACACCGACTACGTCCTCCTGCACGGTCACGCCGGGGGCTCCGTTCTGTCGTCGGCGTTCGTCGACCGAAAGCTCGCCGGCCACATCGCCAAGGCCGTCGGGGCCCCGGTACTGGTCCTGGACTTCCGGCGGGCACCGGAACACAAGTACCCGGCTCAGGTGGACGACGCGGAGGCGGCCTTCAACTGGCTGCTCTCCGAAGGGTATGAGCCGGGGAACATCATCACGATCGGCCACTCGATCGGCGGGTTCATCGCCGTCGCCCTGGCGCTTCGCCTCCGCGACAAGAAGCAGCCCCTGCCCGGCGCCATCGTGTCGATTTCACCCTGGTGCGACCTCGAGATCGCCAACGAGACCATGGTGACCAACGCCGGGACGGACAAGATTCTCAGCAAGGAACTGCTGGAGTTCTTCCGGGACGCCTGGATCGGCGGCACGGGCATCGAGGTCACGGACACCCGGATCAATCTGAACCGGGCGGACCTGAGCGGTCTGCCCCCGACTCTCGTCTCCTGGGGCACGTACGAGGTCCTGGCCGGCGAGGACGAGGAGTTCGCCGCCCGCGTCAAGGACGCCGGAATCGACACGGCGACCGTGGTGGTCCCGGGAGGCCAGCACTCGTACGTCTACGGTGCCGGCCGGGTTCCGGAGGTCGACGCCGCCCTCGCACGGATCGGCGCGTGGGTCCGGGAGAAGACGAAGATCTGA
- a CDS encoding SDR family NAD(P)-dependent oxidoreductase — MDPAVWRRTHDVNLLGYALTCRAVLPHLLGQGGGVIVNTSSGAAWGGEPTRPAYAASKAGINALTRHIASRWGKEGIRCNAVAPGLVMGETQQRQDDQPLQAMALQYARSPRLGEPADLAGAVAFLFSDDAAWISGQAWSIDGGMSVRG, encoded by the coding sequence ATGGACCCGGCCGTGTGGCGCCGCACCCACGACGTGAACCTGCTCGGCTACGCCCTGACCTGCCGCGCGGTCCTCCCGCACCTGCTGGGTCAGGGCGGCGGCGTCATCGTCAACACCTCCTCCGGCGCGGCTTGGGGCGGCGAGCCCACGCGGCCCGCGTACGCCGCCTCCAAAGCCGGGATCAACGCGCTGACCCGCCACATCGCCTCCCGCTGGGGCAAGGAAGGCATCCGCTGCAATGCCGTCGCCCCAGGCCTGGTCATGGGCGAGACCCAACAACGCCAGGACGACCAGCCGTTGCAGGCCATGGCATTGCAGTACGCCCGCAGCCCGCGGCTGGGCGAGCCCGCCGACCTGGCCGGCGCCGTCGCCTTCCTCTTCTCCGACGACGCGGCGTGGATCAGCGGCCAGGCCTGGTCGATCGACGGCGGCATGAGTGTGCGCGGCTGA
- a CDS encoding SDR family NAD(P)-dependent oxidoreductase, producing the protein MSTPLNGKTALVTGSTSGIGRAIGDVLANRGVHVIVSGRNTERGARAVAEIREAGGKADFVQADLTSADSARTLAEQARSVTGQIDILVNNAGVFPEGATADTTEELFDAVYNTNVKAPFFLVAELVPGMVERGGGAVVNVSSFVADKAAPDRVAYSSSKAALNNLTKAWAKQYGPSGVRVNSVAPGAVVPEEVQAAIADDPRAAAAVDAVPARRFGLPREIAEAVAYLASDDAAFVHGAFLNVDGGASVA; encoded by the coding sequence ATGTCCACCCCACTGAACGGCAAGACCGCACTGGTCACCGGGTCCACGAGCGGTATCGGCCGCGCCATTGGCGACGTACTGGCCAACCGTGGTGTCCATGTCATCGTCTCCGGGCGCAATACCGAGCGCGGCGCGCGAGCCGTCGCCGAGATCCGGGAAGCAGGTGGCAAGGCCGACTTCGTACAGGCAGATCTGACGTCTGCGGACAGCGCGCGGACCCTGGCCGAGCAGGCGCGATCAGTCACAGGCCAGATCGACATACTCGTCAACAACGCGGGCGTGTTCCCTGAGGGCGCCACCGCCGATACGACGGAGGAGCTCTTCGACGCGGTGTACAACACCAACGTCAAGGCGCCGTTCTTCCTGGTGGCCGAACTTGTTCCGGGCATGGTTGAGCGCGGCGGCGGCGCGGTGGTCAACGTCAGCTCGTTCGTCGCGGACAAGGCCGCTCCGGACCGTGTCGCCTACTCCTCCAGCAAGGCCGCTCTCAACAACCTCACCAAGGCGTGGGCGAAGCAGTACGGTCCGTCAGGCGTGCGTGTGAACTCGGTCGCACCCGGCGCTGTCGTGCCCGAAGAAGTGCAGGCCGCGATCGCCGATGATCCCCGGGCCGCCGCAGCAGTGGACGCTGTTCCCGCCCGTCGTTTCGGCCTGCCGCGCGAGATCGCCGAAGCCGTCGCATACCTCGCCTCCGATGACGCCGCCTTCGTTCATGGCGCGTTCCTGAATGTCGACGGAGGCGCAAGCGTGGCCTGA
- a CDS encoding PaaI family thioesterase encodes MGRTRTYHWDDPAISAEAAGSMAGIDFLREVQAGRLPRAPISHTVDFALDEVEPGRAVFSLTPGEEHYNPIGSVHGGIFATLLDSAAGCAVQSTLPQGMAYTSLDLTVKFLRRVTVDTGPVRAIGTVVSKGRQTALAQAQLVDAKDRLLAHATSSCMLFPVPAPRV; translated from the coding sequence GTGGGGCGAACGCGTACGTATCACTGGGACGATCCCGCGATCTCGGCGGAGGCCGCCGGGAGCATGGCCGGGATCGACTTCCTGCGCGAGGTGCAGGCGGGGCGGCTGCCGAGGGCGCCGATCAGCCACACCGTCGACTTCGCCCTGGACGAGGTGGAGCCCGGCAGGGCGGTCTTCTCGCTGACGCCGGGGGAGGAGCACTACAACCCGATCGGCAGCGTCCACGGCGGTATCTTCGCCACCCTGCTCGACTCGGCGGCGGGCTGCGCCGTCCAGTCCACCCTCCCGCAGGGCATGGCGTACACCTCGCTCGACCTGACGGTGAAGTTCCTGCGGCGGGTCACCGTGGACACGGGCCCGGTGCGCGCCATCGGCACGGTCGTCAGCAAGGGTCGCCAAACCGCCCTCGCCCAGGCCCAGTTGGTCGATGCGAAGGACCGTCTCCTCGCCCACGCCACCAGCAGCTGCATGCTCTTCCCGGTGCCCGCCCCTCGGGTGTGA
- a CDS encoding winged helix-turn-helix transcriptional regulator, with translation MEWLEASTENCPVQRTLDVIGEKWTLLILRDAVNGVRRFDDFHRHIGLSEAVLSDRLRKLTSAGILKTVPYQEPGSRSRNEYRLTRKGWDLWPVLMALTQWGEAYTLGSEGPVLDVRHTDCDAPVRVVVECSVEHSALTPREVTARLGKGARLRS, from the coding sequence ATGGAGTGGCTTGAGGCGAGCACGGAGAACTGCCCCGTCCAGCGCACGCTCGACGTGATCGGGGAGAAATGGACGCTGCTGATCCTGCGTGACGCCGTCAACGGGGTCCGCCGCTTCGACGACTTCCACCGCCACATCGGCCTGTCCGAGGCCGTCCTCAGCGACCGCCTCCGCAAGCTGACCTCGGCCGGCATCCTGAAGACGGTCCCCTACCAGGAGCCCGGCAGTCGCTCCCGCAACGAATACCGCCTGACCCGCAAGGGCTGGGACCTGTGGCCCGTCCTGATGGCCCTCACCCAGTGGGGCGAGGCATACACCCTCGGCTCGGAGGGTCCTGTCCTGGACGTCCGCCACACCGACTGCGACGCCCCGGTCCGCGTCGTCGTCGAGTGCTCCGTGGAGCACTCCGCCCTGACTCCCCGTGAAGTCACCGCCCGGCTGGGGAAGGGCGCCCGCCTCCGCTCGTGA
- a CDS encoding PaaI family thioesterase, producing the protein MGRTRTYEWQDPAIVGATAGRTSGVEVLRDLLERRLPPPPIVAALDFVLEEVEEGRVVFSLVPGEEHYNSIGSVHGGVYATLLDSAAGGAVQSTLPQGMAYTSLDLTVKFLRRITVDTGKVRAIGTVVSRGRQTALAQAQLLDEADRLLAHATSSCMLFPFPAP; encoded by the coding sequence GTGGGACGGACGCGCACGTATGAGTGGCAGGATCCCGCGATCGTGGGAGCAACCGCCGGCCGCACCTCCGGCGTTGAGGTGCTGCGCGACCTGCTCGAGCGACGCCTGCCCCCACCGCCCATCGTGGCCGCTCTGGACTTCGTCCTGGAGGAAGTGGAGGAGGGGCGCGTGGTCTTCTCGCTGGTCCCGGGCGAGGAGCACTACAACTCCATCGGCAGTGTGCACGGAGGGGTCTACGCCACCTTGCTCGACTCGGCGGCCGGCGGGGCAGTCCAGTCGACCCTGCCGCAGGGCATGGCATACACCTCGCTCGACCTGACCGTGAAGTTCCTCCGGCGGATCACCGTGGACACAGGCAAGGTCCGCGCCATCGGCACGGTCGTCAGCAGGGGACGCCAAACCGCTCTCGCCCAGGCCCAGTTGCTCGACGAGGCGGACCGCCTGCTCGCCCACGCCACCAGCAGTTGCATGCTCTTTCCCTTCCCCGCGCCCTGA
- a CDS encoding acyl-CoA-like ligand-binding transcription factor, translated as MRHGLDVALKHYRQDPDRALTMTRLVRDTPALCARQMEKQRGWWPALANALGERANSPRPLPLAASVKAAVALDCLNIALDHWTASDGRLDLVDLLDQAFAALSPR; from the coding sequence CTGCGTCACGGGCTGGACGTCGCCCTCAAGCACTACCGTCAGGACCCGGACCGGGCTCTGACGATGACCCGGCTCGTCCGCGACACGCCCGCCCTGTGCGCCCGGCAGATGGAGAAGCAGCGCGGCTGGTGGCCTGCCCTGGCCAATGCGCTTGGCGAGCGCGCCAATTCCCCACGGCCTCTGCCGCTGGCCGCCTCTGTGAAGGCCGCCGTCGCGCTGGACTGTCTCAATATCGCTCTCGACCACTGGACCGCCTCCGACGGTCGCCTTGACCTCGTCGACCTGCTGGACCAGGCATTCGCCGCGCTCAGCCCCCGCTGA